One Bifidobacterium angulatum DSM 20098 = JCM 7096 DNA window includes the following coding sequences:
- a CDS encoding [protein-PII] uridylyltransferase family protein, with product MTSAVDGLKQRFMEMSRADGDGVYRDGAAKRKARTDLAMACLRDLWDEACEAVAFDVPKTGVGLGAVGSLARGQVGPCSDLDLVLIYDAKALNDQQLNALANKLWYPVWDCGLDLDQSVRTRVQCEAVTDHDLPAAMGWLDVVPIAGDVELIRTTALSILERWRKAARKRLPELLDSAKARLDEFGRMEYLNQPDIKEARGGLRDSVLVSALAASWLADRPHGRYDDAVERLLDVRDCIHLVAGKDANRLLSPYQAKVAAMLGLADPTLPQGEREAKSIDDLQTLLARLGRQIAFSLDATASRAGHSLTHEKPRFAFFQLAKPWAHGKREAPKFELLAPGIAKHEGEVVLAPGVDPAADATLALRVGVAAAESGLPIAPATLNNLRRCPIRDSVWDEESRELFVRLLECSESLLSVWEELDFVDIPGRWIPEWLGVRNRPSASAAHRYTIDRHMVEVVTRLGRMSPSGTPYDDAHYHALLLAGILHDIGKRPGVRDHAAEGARHAGAILKRMGYSADTVRWVTVLVREHLTLSDYATGRNPNDPVVGDDLAACVDRDPVLLDMLFDLTRADGSSLGATAGETIGKQYGWSRWRESLVRTMYAAARYHM from the coding sequence ATGACTTCGGCGGTTGACGGGCTGAAACAGCGGTTCATGGAGATGAGCCGCGCCGACGGGGACGGCGTGTACCGCGATGGGGCGGCAAAACGCAAGGCCAGAACCGATCTGGCGATGGCGTGCCTGCGTGACCTGTGGGATGAGGCGTGCGAGGCGGTGGCATTCGACGTGCCGAAGACGGGCGTGGGCTTGGGGGCGGTGGGATCGTTGGCTCGCGGGCAGGTGGGCCCGTGCTCGGATCTCGACCTGGTGCTCATCTACGACGCCAAGGCGCTGAACGATCAGCAGTTGAATGCGTTGGCGAACAAATTGTGGTACCCGGTGTGGGATTGCGGGCTTGACTTAGACCAGTCGGTGCGTACGCGCGTACAATGCGAGGCGGTCACCGACCATGATCTGCCTGCTGCGATGGGCTGGCTGGACGTGGTGCCGATCGCCGGCGATGTGGAGCTGATCCGCACCACGGCGTTGTCGATTCTGGAACGGTGGCGTAAGGCCGCCCGCAAGCGTCTGCCTGAACTGCTTGATTCCGCCAAGGCCAGACTCGACGAATTCGGTCGCATGGAATATCTCAATCAGCCTGATATCAAGGAGGCGCGCGGCGGTTTGCGCGATTCAGTGCTGGTGTCGGCGCTGGCCGCGTCCTGGCTGGCCGACCGCCCGCATGGGCGCTATGACGATGCGGTTGAACGGTTGCTTGATGTACGCGACTGCATTCATCTGGTGGCCGGCAAGGATGCGAACAGGCTGCTGTCGCCCTACCAGGCCAAGGTCGCCGCGATGCTGGGGCTTGCCGATCCGACGTTGCCGCAAGGCGAACGCGAGGCGAAGTCCATCGACGATTTGCAGACGCTATTGGCCCGTCTTGGCCGGCAGATCGCGTTTTCGCTTGATGCCACAGCGTCCCGTGCCGGGCATTCGCTTACGCATGAGAAGCCGCGGTTCGCGTTCTTCCAATTGGCCAAGCCCTGGGCGCATGGCAAGCGTGAGGCGCCGAAGTTCGAACTGCTCGCCCCCGGCATCGCCAAGCATGAGGGCGAGGTGGTGCTTGCCCCCGGCGTCGACCCGGCAGCGGATGCCACGCTGGCGTTGCGCGTGGGTGTGGCCGCCGCCGAATCGGGGCTGCCCATCGCACCGGCCACGCTGAATAATCTCAGGCGTTGCCCGATTCGAGACAGCGTGTGGGATGAGGAATCGCGTGAACTGTTCGTGCGGCTGCTGGAATGTTCCGAATCGTTGTTGAGCGTGTGGGAGGAGCTTGATTTTGTGGATATTCCGGGGCGGTGGATTCCCGAATGGCTGGGCGTGCGCAATCGCCCGAGCGCTTCCGCCGCGCATCGCTACACCATCGACCGTCATATGGTCGAGGTGGTGACCAGGCTTGGCCGTATGTCGCCAAGCGGAACGCCGTATGACGACGCGCACTATCATGCGTTGCTGCTGGCAGGCATCCTGCATGATATCGGCAAACGCCCTGGGGTGCGCGACCATGCGGCCGAGGGCGCCCGCCATGCCGGTGCCATTCTGAAACGTATGGGGTATAGCGCGGATACGGTCCGGTGGGTGACGGTGCTGGTGCGCGAGCATCTGACGCTGTCCGACTATGCGACCGGCAGGAATCCCAATGATCCCGTGGTGGGCGACGATCTTGCCGCATGTGTGGACCGCGACCCGGTGCTGTTGGATATGCTGTTCGATCTCACACGCGCCGACGGCTCGTCATTGGGTGCCACGGCGGGGGAGACGATCGGCAAACAGTACGGGTGGAGCAGGTGGCGTGAGAGCCTGGTGCGCACCATGTACGCCGCCGCGCGCTACCACATGTGA
- a CDS encoding Mur ligase family protein, whose amino-acid sequence MFATVAIGRCVRHLARLTHHGGSALPGKVVERIDPGFLARTLSQLPYGVVLVSGTNGKTTTTRMVASMLSDLGLRVFTNPTGSNFTRGVVSALLTEVSLTGKLNADIAVLELDEAYAVHFVKQVKPRYSLLLNVMRDQLDRFGEIDNTARLLGHVAEATTGTVVLNREDPRIAALAGKVPHDTAVRYFGLAKALKHYFPTDDEMNAELTGAAKIAGHAETAATAAGNAGDAEQAQPGQMPANEHCADVTLVEVRDHAATFLMDGHNHDTAVKLEGVYNLYNAAAALALVRAVAADVPQTAMRSDADALIKAVSGVTPAFGRGEVIEVNGSPVELLLVKNPMGFRLSLASFAPERCDTMIAINDEYADGRDMSWLWDVDFTSLRTAGVAMVSGVRAWDMALRLGYEEVPVAKVDTDFEHAVTEFVTANPGKPKHMYCTYTAMLKARAVLGHITEVSDAGVGR is encoded by the coding sequence TTGTTCGCAACAGTAGCCATAGGGCGATGCGTACGCCATCTCGCACGCCTGACCCATCACGGCGGCAGCGCCCTGCCAGGCAAAGTCGTCGAACGCATCGACCCCGGATTCCTCGCCCGCACCCTAAGCCAACTGCCCTACGGTGTGGTGCTGGTCTCTGGCACGAACGGCAAAACCACCACCACGCGCATGGTCGCCTCCATGCTCAGCGACCTGGGATTGCGGGTATTCACCAACCCCACCGGCTCGAACTTCACCCGTGGCGTGGTCTCCGCACTGCTCACCGAAGTGAGCCTGACCGGCAAACTGAACGCCGATATCGCCGTGCTGGAACTCGACGAAGCCTATGCCGTGCACTTCGTCAAGCAGGTCAAACCCCGGTACAGTCTGCTGCTCAACGTGATGCGCGACCAACTCGACCGATTCGGCGAAATCGACAACACCGCACGCCTCCTCGGGCACGTGGCCGAAGCGACCACTGGAACCGTGGTGCTCAACCGCGAGGATCCGCGCATCGCCGCGCTCGCCGGCAAGGTGCCGCACGACACGGCCGTCAGGTATTTCGGTTTGGCGAAGGCGCTGAAGCACTATTTCCCGACCGATGACGAGATGAACGCCGAACTCACCGGCGCGGCCAAGATCGCAGGGCATGCAGAGACCGCAGCGACCGCCGCCGGGAACGCCGGCGACGCGGAACAGGCACAGCCCGGGCAGATGCCCGCAAACGAGCATTGCGCCGACGTGACATTGGTGGAAGTGCGCGACCATGCGGCCACCTTCCTGATGGACGGGCACAACCACGATACCGCCGTCAAACTCGAAGGCGTCTACAACCTGTACAATGCCGCCGCCGCGCTCGCCCTGGTGCGCGCCGTCGCCGCCGACGTGCCGCAAACGGCGATGCGCAGCGACGCGGACGCGCTGATCAAGGCCGTATCCGGCGTCACCCCGGCCTTCGGCCGAGGCGAAGTGATTGAGGTCAACGGTTCGCCGGTGGAACTGCTGCTGGTCAAGAACCCCATGGGATTCAGACTGTCGCTCGCCTCGTTCGCGCCGGAACGTTGCGACACCATGATCGCCATCAACGACGAATACGCCGACGGGCGTGACATGAGCTGGCTGTGGGACGTGGACTTCACCTCGCTGCGTACGGCTGGCGTCGCCATGGTGTCGGGCGTACGCGCGTGGGATATGGCATTGCGGCTGGGCTACGAGGAGGTGCCGGTGGCCAAGGTCGATACCGACTTCGAACACGCCGTCACCGAATTCGTAACCGCTAATCCAGGCAAACCGAAACACATGTATTGCACGTACACCGCCATGCTCAAGGCGCGTGCCGTGCTTGGGCATATCACCGAAGTCTCCGATGCGGGGGTGGGCAGATGA
- a CDS encoding P-II family nitrogen regulator: protein MKLITAIIQPHKLDEVKESLAAAGVHGLTVSEANGYGRQRGHTEIYRGAEYTVDLIPKIRIEVLSDDADAETLVGVIVKAAGTGTIGDGKVWVAPLDSVTRVRTGETGSAAI, encoded by the coding sequence ATGAAGCTCATCACCGCTATCATCCAGCCGCATAAACTCGATGAAGTCAAGGAATCCCTTGCAGCGGCGGGCGTGCATGGACTGACCGTTTCGGAGGCTAACGGGTATGGTCGTCAGCGCGGCCACACCGAGATCTACCGTGGTGCCGAATACACCGTCGATCTGATTCCGAAGATCCGCATCGAGGTGCTGTCCGACGATGCCGATGCGGAAACACTGGTCGGTGTAATCGTCAAGGCGGCCGGCACCGGCACGATCGGTGACGGCAAGGTCTGGGTCGCTCCGCTGGATTCCGTGACCCGCGTGCGTACCGGCGAAACCGGTTCTGCCGCGATTTGA
- a CDS encoding NUDIX hydrolase, which yields MRRIVEAAGGIVYRRRASQDGNPGELEVCLVHRPKYDDWSWPKGKLDANESHRHAAVREISEETGLPVVLGPYLDDVEYPLSDEGKKNRKAKSTASVLKHVKFWMATPISTEDDRKRSAAFGPVHRADVGEINSVLWLTPAEARKKLTHSTDKDLLAVFMDRISEGAEQAVAFLVVRHGKAEARKAWKGEEAHRPITPRGAAYAFALSYELACFNPTRLVSSPWIRCLETLDMFSWQTHQSIVHLPQLTEDAFAQNPHTSWECFYTEMLNAVRSGTPTAICMHRPVIGGMFEHMRGICATKSLAKQLIAKTPYMATGTAIAVFAIPKSDGTLTIIDLQKVVPLVY from the coding sequence GTGAGACGAATTGTTGAGGCCGCCGGCGGCATCGTATACCGCAGACGCGCAAGCCAAGACGGCAACCCAGGCGAACTCGAAGTATGCCTGGTGCACCGCCCCAAATACGACGATTGGAGCTGGCCGAAAGGCAAACTCGACGCCAACGAATCGCATCGGCATGCCGCAGTACGCGAAATCAGCGAAGAGACGGGCCTGCCGGTTGTGCTCGGCCCCTACCTGGACGACGTAGAATACCCGTTAAGCGACGAGGGGAAGAAGAACCGCAAGGCGAAAAGCACCGCTTCCGTACTCAAACATGTGAAGTTCTGGATGGCCACGCCGATCAGCACCGAGGACGATCGCAAACGGTCGGCGGCGTTCGGCCCCGTGCACCGTGCGGACGTGGGCGAAATCAACTCGGTGCTCTGGCTCACCCCTGCCGAGGCACGCAAGAAACTCACCCATTCCACCGATAAGGACCTGCTCGCCGTCTTTATGGATCGCATCAGCGAAGGAGCCGAACAGGCCGTCGCGTTCCTTGTGGTCCGTCACGGCAAGGCCGAGGCGCGCAAAGCATGGAAGGGCGAGGAGGCCCATCGCCCGATCACCCCACGCGGCGCCGCATACGCGTTCGCGCTCAGCTACGAACTCGCCTGCTTCAACCCGACGAGACTCGTCTCATCACCTTGGATTCGCTGCCTGGAAACATTGGACATGTTCTCGTGGCAGACCCATCAGAGCATTGTTCACCTGCCGCAGCTCACCGAGGACGCGTTCGCGCAGAACCCGCATACATCATGGGAATGCTTTTATACGGAAATGCTGAACGCGGTACGTTCCGGCACACCGACCGCGATCTGCATGCACAGGCCGGTCATCGGCGGCATGTTCGAGCATATGCGCGGCATCTGCGCCACGAAATCACTGGCCAAACAACTTATCGCCAAAACACCCTACATGGCCACCGGAACGGCCATCGCCGTATTCGCCATCCCGAAAAGCGATGGCACATTGACCATCATCGACCTGCAAAAGGTGGTACCGCTTGTCTACTAG
- a CDS encoding phasin family protein, with the protein MADLNLGDGLRKIVLAGIGALATTYEKSSEIVDELVKKGEITVEQGKALNTELKRKVSEVVDDAKATAAEAADRAAAKADDEQGEQAE; encoded by the coding sequence ATGGCTGATCTCAATCTGGGCGACGGCCTGCGCAAGATCGTTCTGGCCGGCATTGGCGCCTTGGCCACCACATACGAGAAGAGCAGCGAAATCGTGGACGAACTCGTCAAGAAAGGCGAGATCACCGTCGAACAGGGCAAAGCGCTGAACACCGAGCTCAAACGCAAGGTGAGCGAAGTCGTGGACGACGCGAAGGCCACCGCCGCCGAAGCCGCCGACAGGGCCGCTGCCAAGGCCGATGACGAACAAGGCGAGCAGGCCGAGTGA
- a CDS encoding ammonium transporter has translation MDTGNAAWILTSASLVFLMTPGVAFFYGGMVRAKAVLNMMIMEAAALSVTMVVWVFWGWSIAYAGKSIGGIFGDPASGFLLKDSMIAKDGVFTATGLNDNKYPVSIDVAFQAAFAMITVALICGAIAERVKYSTWMIFVALWITFDYAPLAHMVWNGGLLSSDGAISQAIGAAAHDFAGGTVVHINAAVAALIIVLIIGKRKGFGMQPFRPHNVPFVMLGAFLLWFGWFGFNAGSAFAANGTAGYAWVSTSAATAAAMLSWGFTEKIRTGHYTAMGAASGIVAGLVAITPAADVVSPLWAMVMGAIAGVLTCLACGLKFKLGYDDSLDVVGVHGVGGFTGTVLIGFFGEGTGLLAGGDWRQLVVQLLVALVAIIWSAVITGIIAFALEKTIGWRVTEAQEVGGIDLADQGERAYDFAGTASSVLKEVR, from the coding sequence ATGGATACCGGAAATGCCGCATGGATATTGACTTCCGCATCCCTGGTTTTCCTCATGACGCCAGGCGTGGCGTTCTTCTATGGAGGCATGGTTCGTGCGAAGGCCGTTCTGAACATGATGATCATGGAGGCCGCGGCTCTGTCGGTCACCATGGTTGTCTGGGTGTTCTGGGGCTGGTCGATCGCGTACGCCGGCAAGTCCATCGGAGGGATCTTCGGTGACCCTGCCAGCGGTTTCCTGCTGAAGGATTCCATGATCGCCAAGGATGGTGTGTTCACCGCCACCGGTTTGAACGACAATAAATACCCGGTGAGCATTGATGTGGCGTTCCAGGCTGCGTTCGCCATGATCACCGTCGCATTGATCTGCGGCGCCATCGCCGAGCGTGTGAAGTACAGCACATGGATGATCTTCGTGGCGCTGTGGATCACCTTCGATTACGCTCCACTCGCACACATGGTGTGGAATGGTGGTCTGCTGTCCTCAGACGGTGCGATCTCCCAGGCCATTGGTGCCGCCGCCCACGATTTCGCAGGTGGTACGGTCGTCCATATCAACGCCGCAGTCGCCGCACTGATCATCGTGCTGATCATCGGCAAGCGTAAGGGCTTCGGCATGCAGCCGTTCCGTCCGCACAATGTTCCGTTCGTCATGCTCGGCGCCTTCCTGCTGTGGTTCGGCTGGTTCGGCTTCAACGCCGGTTCCGCGTTCGCCGCCAACGGCACCGCCGGCTACGCGTGGGTTTCCACGTCCGCCGCCACCGCCGCCGCAATGCTGTCCTGGGGCTTCACCGAGAAGATCCGCACCGGCCATTACACCGCGATGGGTGCCGCTTCCGGTATCGTCGCCGGCCTGGTCGCCATCACTCCGGCCGCCGATGTGGTGTCCCCGCTGTGGGCCATGGTGATGGGTGCCATCGCCGGTGTGCTCACCTGCCTGGCCTGCGGTTTGAAGTTCAAGCTCGGTTACGATGATTCCCTTGATGTGGTCGGCGTCCACGGCGTGGGTGGCTTCACCGGCACCGTGCTCATCGGCTTCTTCGGTGAGGGCACTGGTCTGCTGGCTGGTGGCGATTGGCGTCAGCTGGTCGTGCAGCTGCTCGTCGCGCTCGTGGCCATCATCTGGTCCGCCGTGATTACCGGTATCATCGCCTTCGCACTCGAGAAGACCATCGGTTGGCGCGTCACCGAAGCCCAGGAGGTCGGCGGTATCGATCTCGCCGATCAGGGCGAACGCGCGTATGATTTCGCTGGTACTGCCAGCTCCGTTCTCAAGGAGGTGAGGTGA
- a CDS encoding type 1 glutamine amidotransferase has protein sequence MSKQIDIVSLYPKDMNIYGDTGNVLAITRRLRLYGYDPQVHLVNQGDPWPQHADMVLGGGGQDTGQKKIITDLFARADLLRSLVEQGVPMLMICGLYQLFGEYFETVDGTRLDGIGVIGAYTVGSDVRRIGNLVEQSEDFGSIIGYENHSGQTFLREGVKPLGTVGEGLGNNGEDGTEGARVHNMIGSYMHGSLLPKNPAISDFLIRTAVERRYGGFDLSEQTDAQRDELARLDNYCAKAREVAAFRPR, from the coding sequence ATGAGCAAACAGATCGACATCGTATCCCTATACCCCAAGGATATGAACATCTACGGCGATACCGGCAACGTGCTCGCCATCACACGCCGCCTGCGCCTGTACGGGTACGATCCGCAGGTGCACCTGGTCAACCAGGGCGACCCGTGGCCTCAGCACGCCGATATGGTGCTTGGTGGCGGAGGCCAGGACACCGGCCAGAAAAAGATCATCACGGACCTGTTCGCCCGTGCCGATCTGCTGCGCTCACTGGTGGAGCAGGGCGTGCCGATGCTCATGATCTGCGGCCTGTACCAGCTGTTCGGCGAATACTTCGAAACCGTGGACGGCACCAGGCTGGACGGCATCGGCGTGATCGGCGCGTACACCGTGGGCAGCGACGTGCGACGCATCGGCAATCTGGTCGAACAATCCGAGGATTTCGGCAGCATCATCGGCTACGAGAACCATTCCGGCCAGACCTTCCTGCGCGAAGGGGTCAAGCCGCTCGGCACCGTGGGCGAAGGCCTGGGCAACAACGGCGAGGACGGCACCGAAGGCGCACGCGTGCACAACATGATCGGCAGCTACATGCACGGTTCGCTGCTGCCGAAGAACCCGGCGATCAGCGATTTTCTGATCCGCACCGCAGTGGAACGCCGGTACGGCGGCTTCGACCTGTCGGAGCAGACCGACGCCCAGCGTGACGAGCTCGCACGGCTTGACAACTACTGTGCCAAAGCCCGCGAGGTCGCCGCGTTCAGGCCGCGCTGA
- a CDS encoding ABC1 kinase family protein has protein sequence MSDSTPQPAESATDTVDLERTVQREGETFSLFGLRRDSFSERYHLTRRGKVKRLNQIIHIARQFDIFHGLTPVKMRLMFEALGPTFVKVGQILSMRSEMLPQSFCDELSKLRADADPMPYQVVIDTLAEEYGRPIEEIFSHIDSKPLGSASLAQVHRATLVTGEDVAVKVQRPGVSETMAQDVSIMRSLAKVAAKLFPDAQIVDFKGVVEELWDTFEAETDSLVEARNLAAFKRFSKPYKYMDCPAPYPELCTEHVVVMDYIDGISVSHPKQLLAAGYDLKEIGTKLVDNYATQILDEGFFHADPHPGNIIVRGGQIVLIDLGMTGRLDQRTRTVLKDMLFAVAQQDSPALADSLLRFANTSPDAEDYPALLDDLDMVVQEYGKVDLAELDIAAFLASLTQLAARHGIEIPSSITTVGRALITLEGLLDEFIPNVNMIQIIPDHIASSESRETMVKKEAKSLAIEGRQALHSTLSALTELKHATRMLTRGKLRVNMELVGSEEPFQQLSDMVNRLTMALIVVGLFIGSSIVYYAGIKPVVFGIPIVGFMGYIVAFVLGCWIVLDILIKGRKRKR, from the coding sequence GTGAGCGATTCCACGCCACAGCCCGCCGAATCCGCAACGGATACGGTGGATCTTGAACGAACCGTGCAGCGGGAAGGGGAGACCTTCTCGCTGTTCGGCTTGCGTCGAGACAGCTTCTCCGAGCGCTACCATCTGACCAGGCGCGGCAAGGTGAAGCGGCTGAACCAGATCATCCATATCGCCAGGCAGTTCGACATCTTCCACGGCCTGACACCCGTCAAGATGCGCCTCATGTTCGAAGCGCTCGGACCCACCTTCGTCAAAGTCGGGCAGATCCTGTCGATGCGTTCCGAAATGCTGCCGCAATCCTTCTGCGACGAACTGTCCAAACTGCGCGCCGACGCCGACCCCATGCCCTACCAGGTGGTGATCGACACGCTCGCCGAGGAATACGGCAGACCCATCGAGGAGATCTTCTCCCACATCGACTCCAAGCCGTTGGGCTCGGCCTCCCTGGCTCAGGTGCATCGCGCCACCCTGGTGACCGGCGAGGACGTGGCCGTGAAGGTGCAGCGCCCAGGCGTGAGCGAAACCATGGCGCAGGACGTGTCGATCATGCGCTCGCTGGCCAAGGTGGCCGCGAAACTGTTCCCCGATGCGCAGATCGTCGATTTCAAGGGTGTGGTCGAGGAACTGTGGGACACCTTCGAAGCGGAGACCGATTCGCTGGTCGAGGCGCGTAATCTGGCCGCGTTCAAGCGGTTTTCAAAGCCATACAAGTACATGGATTGCCCGGCGCCCTACCCGGAGTTGTGCACCGAGCATGTGGTGGTGATGGATTACATCGACGGCATTTCCGTCTCGCACCCCAAGCAGCTGCTCGCGGCCGGCTACGATCTGAAGGAGATTGGCACCAAGCTGGTCGACAATTACGCCACGCAGATTCTGGACGAGGGCTTCTTCCATGCCGACCCGCACCCGGGCAACATTATCGTGCGCGGCGGGCAGATTGTGCTTATCGACCTTGGTATGACGGGGCGTTTGGATCAGCGCACCCGCACCGTGCTCAAGGATATGCTCTTCGCGGTCGCCCAGCAGGATTCGCCGGCTTTGGCGGACAGCCTGCTGCGCTTCGCCAACACGAGTCCGGATGCCGAGGATTACCCAGCGTTGCTTGACGATCTTGACATGGTCGTGCAGGAATACGGCAAGGTCGATCTGGCCGAGCTGGATATCGCCGCGTTCCTTGCCTCGCTCACCCAGCTTGCCGCCCGTCATGGCATCGAGATACCGAGCAGCATCACCACGGTGGGGCGTGCACTGATCACGTTGGAGGGGCTGCTGGATGAGTTCATTCCCAACGTCAATATGATTCAGATCATCCCCGATCACATCGCCTCTTCGGAAAGCCGGGAGACCATGGTCAAGAAGGAGGCGAAGTCGCTGGCCATCGAAGGCCGGCAGGCGTTGCACAGCACGCTGTCGGCCCTGACCGAGCTGAAGCATGCCACGCGGATGCTCACTCGTGGCAAGTTGCGCGTCAATATGGAGCTGGTCGGCTCCGAGGAACCGTTCCAGCAGCTGTCGGATATGGTGAACAGGCTGACCATGGCGCTGATTGTGGTGGGGTTGTTCATCGGCTCGTCCATTGTGTACTACGCGGGTATCAAGCCGGTGGTGTTCGGCATTCCGATCGTCGGGTTCATGGGCTATATCGTGGCGTTCGTTCTGGGCTGTTGGATTGTGCTCGACATTCTGATCAAGGGGCGCAAACGCAAACGCTGA
- the dnaB gene encoding replicative DNA helicase, which translates to MQDDAAGGYVPGRTGTPVRDPLFDRVPPHDDDAEMAVLGGMLMSKDAIGEVSQMIEVTDFYQPKHQTIYEAIINLFSASQPVDAVLVANELMKHGDLDKVGGTDYLHSLVASVPTAANATFYAEIVHQRAILRNVIAAGTKIAQLGYSAEGSQAEDVVNLAQSEVYEMSVGKVRQDYTAIGPVVHDALDQIDQLQQGLVNKGVPTGFRDIDDLTQGLQPGQMVVVAGRPAMGKSTLGIDFARAAALHHQLTTIVFSLEMSKVELAQRIISAETDIPLGALRRADEITPDRWATLNNFWSKLDNAPLFIDDSPNMSLMEIRAKCRRLKQTNDLKLVVIDYLQLMTSGKQVESRQQEVSDFSRALKLLAKELEVPVVALSQLNRGPEMRNDKKPQLSDLRESGSIEQDADVVFLVHRPDFYDKEDRPGEADIIMAKHRNGPTETFHLAFLGATSKFKDMPQDYAQGV; encoded by the coding sequence ATGCAAGACGACGCAGCCGGCGGCTATGTGCCCGGCAGAACAGGCACGCCGGTGCGTGATCCACTATTCGACCGTGTGCCCCCGCACGATGACGATGCCGAGATGGCGGTGCTGGGCGGCATGCTGATGAGCAAGGACGCCATCGGCGAGGTCAGCCAGATGATCGAGGTCACCGACTTCTACCAGCCCAAGCATCAGACCATCTACGAGGCCATCATCAACCTCTTCTCCGCATCGCAGCCGGTGGACGCCGTGCTTGTCGCCAACGAGCTGATGAAGCACGGCGACCTCGACAAGGTGGGCGGCACCGACTACCTGCATTCGCTCGTCGCATCCGTGCCTACGGCGGCCAACGCCACGTTCTACGCCGAAATCGTGCATCAACGTGCCATCCTGCGCAACGTGATCGCAGCCGGCACCAAAATCGCGCAGCTCGGCTACTCGGCCGAAGGCTCGCAGGCTGAAGACGTGGTCAACCTCGCACAATCCGAGGTCTACGAGATGTCCGTGGGCAAGGTACGGCAGGACTACACCGCCATCGGGCCGGTGGTGCATGACGCGCTCGACCAGATCGACCAGTTGCAGCAGGGACTGGTCAACAAAGGCGTGCCGACAGGCTTCCGTGACATCGACGACCTGACCCAAGGCCTACAACCCGGCCAGATGGTCGTCGTGGCAGGCCGACCGGCCATGGGTAAGTCCACGCTCGGCATCGACTTCGCCCGCGCGGCCGCGCTGCACCACCAACTGACCACCATCGTGTTCAGCCTGGAAATGAGCAAGGTGGAGCTTGCGCAGCGCATCATCTCCGCCGAAACCGACATTCCGCTCGGCGCATTGCGCCGCGCCGACGAAATCACCCCCGACCGGTGGGCCACCCTGAACAACTTCTGGTCCAAGCTCGACAACGCCCCGCTATTCATCGACGATTCGCCGAATATGAGTCTGATGGAGATTCGTGCGAAATGCCGCCGACTCAAGCAGACCAATGATTTGAAGCTCGTCGTCATCGACTACCTGCAGCTCATGACCTCGGGCAAGCAGGTAGAAAGCCGCCAGCAGGAGGTCTCCGACTTCTCCCGTGCGCTCAAACTGCTCGCCAAGGAGCTTGAGGTGCCGGTGGTGGCATTGAGCCAGCTGAACCGTGGCCCGGAAATGCGCAACGACAAGAAGCCGCAGCTGTCCGACCTGCGTGAATCCGGCTCGATCGAACAGGACGCCGACGTGGTGTTCCTGGTGCACAGACCCGACTTCTACGATAAGGAAGACAGACCGGGCGAGGCCGACATCATCATGGCCAAGCACCGTAACGGTCCGACCGAAACCTTCCATCTGGCGTTCCTTGGCGCAACATCGAAGTTCAAGGACATGCCACAGGACTACGCGCAAGGAGTGTGA